CAATAACCGCCTAAACACTATCTTGAAAAGTCAATAATTTTTTATATCAAATAAATGCAGGAAGAAATACAAATTGAGCAAGGCCTTACCCTTATCCGTTTCCAGAACGAGAGTTCAGAATCTTTTTTTGCACAGCACGAAATAGGTGCCGGCCTGATACAGTTTCATTTCGGACTAAAAGGCAATGCATTTTTTTTGTCCAGTCAGGATCATTGCACTTTAGAATTGAAAGAGGAAAAATCACTGATTTTGTGCAATCTGCAGCAATCATTGCTTCAATTAGAGCTTTCTCCAAATTCATGGGTGATTTCAGTTATTGTTTCGATTGAGAAATTTCACTCATTATTTTCCGTTAAAACAGATTATATTACTATTTTAAGCCCCGATAATAAGAAAAAAAAGGATTATACCGAAGGGAACATTAGTCCTTCGATGGCTATTGTTTTGAGACAGTTGTTTCATTATAGCCTTCATCCCTCCCTAAAGAACCTTTATTATAAAGGAAAAGTATACGAATTGTTGAGTTTGTATTTCAATAAAATGGAAGATCCAAACGCAGGACAATGTCCATTTTTGATTGATGAAGATAACGTGCTGAAAATCAGAAAAGCCAGAGAAATCATTATCGCCAATATGGCCGAACCACCGGGATTACAGCAATTGGCAGATGAAATTGGACTGAACATGAAAAAATTAAAAATAGGTTTCAAACAAATTTACGGAGATACGGTTTATGGTTTTCTGTTTGATTACAAAATGGATTTCGCCAGAAAACTGCTTGACAGCGGTTCCTACAATGTAAATGAAGTGGGGCTTAAAATAGGTTACAGCACCGGAAGCCACTTTATTGTGGGATTCAGGAAAAAATTTTCCACAACTCCAAAGAAATACCTGATGTCTGTTACTACCAACTTTAAAACATCGTCGATTTTATTACAGCATAAATAAAAAATAATATTTTTCCTTTTTCTAAAAGGCAGCCAATACTATTTTTAGCATCAATTTAAACAACAAATACTTAAAGCCTGAAGCTTAAAGTAAAAAGCAAAAAAAAAAATGAAAGGTGTATTATTAGTAAATTTAGGATCTCCCGAAAGCCCGACACCAAAAGATGTAAAGCCCTATTTAGATGAATTTTTAATGGATAAATATGTGATCGATGTTCCGTATTTACTAAGAGCTTTATTAGTCCGAGGCATCATCTTAAGAAAAAGACCCGAAGAATCGGCACATGCTTATGCAAAAATCTGGTGGGATGAAGGTTCTCCCCTTGTGGTGCTTTCAGAAAGAATGCAGAAAAAAGTACAGCCTTTGGTAAACGTTCCGGTTTCTTTGGCAATGCGTTACGGAAGTATGACTATCGAGAAAGGACTGCAGGAACTGCACGTAAAAGGAGTTACAGAAGTACTGCTTTTTCCGCTGTATCCGCAATATGCAATGGCTTCAACATTAACTATTTTGGTTAAAGCAGAAGAAATCCGCAAGAAGAAATTTCCACAAATGACTTTTACCGATGTTCCTGCGTTTTACAATAAACCGGATTATATAAGGAATCTGGCGGATTCCATTCAGAAACATTTAGCCGGATTTCAATACGATCATTTGTTATTCTCGTATCACGGAATCCCGGAACGTCACATCCGCAAAACAGATGTAACCAAATCCCATTGCAAAATTGACGGGTCCTGCTGCATGACACCTTCGCCGGCACATAATTTTTGTTATCGTCACCAATGTTATCAAACCACAAAGCAAGTCGTACAATTATTAGGTCTTCCCGAGGATAAATACAGCTTAACTTTCCAGTCGCGACTAGCTGGAGATAAATGGCTTGAGCCTTACACTGATATTGAAATTGATAAAATGCCGGCAAAAGGAATTAAAAATCTGGCCGTTGTAACACCTGCTTTCGTTTCGGATTGTTTAGAAACGCTCGAAGAAATCGCCATGCGCGCCAAAGAAGATTTTGAGATAAATGGAGGAGAAAATTTCCTGGCTATTCCCTGTTTGAATGACGACCAGAACTGGTGCCAGACTGTTAGCAACTGGATTAATGACTGGGCTGAATAATGCTAAAATAGCAATAGGGAATATTGGAGCTTTCATTATTACTATATCAATTCGTCCCTTGTATTAATTTTAATTTATTTTTTTACCTCTTTTAAAACCAAAAAGAATATTAAAGCGTAAATGACTTTATAACTTAAAAAAGTAATTATGAAAACTAGAAAATTTTTAGCAGCAGCAATCCTGGCATTGGGATTTGGATTGACATCATTTGCACAAAAAACAGTAATGGTTGGCGGAGCAGCTATGTATCCTAATAAAAATATTATAGAAAATGCGGTAAACTCAAAGGATCATACCACCTTGGTAGCAGCAGTAAAAGCAGCAGGATTAGTTGAAACTTTACAAGGTAAAGGGCCATTTACTGTTTTTGCACCAACAAATGAAGCATTTAGTAAATTGCCGGCTGGAACTGTTGAAACATTATTGAAACCTGAGAATATTAAATCATTACAAACTATATTGACATATCATGTAGTGGCCGGTAAAATGAATAGTTCTGATATTGCAAAAGCAATAAAAGCTGGTAAAGGAAAAGCTTCTTTAAAAACAGTTAGCGGCGGAACTCTAACTGCCTGGATGGATGGAAAAGATTTGTACATTAGTGACGAGAGCGGCTATAAGGCTAAAGTTACAATTTCAGATGTAAATCAATCTAATGGTGTCATACATGTAGTGGACACAGTACTGCTTCCAAAAATGTAGTTTGCTGAAAATAAATTACAACTATATAAAAAGCCCTGAAATTTCAGGGCTTTTTATATAGTTACTATGCAATACAACAGTAATAGTCTATTGTATAAGAGTTTTTGATTACCATTTTATTGCCACCTCAGGACTTTAAATACTTTGTACCTGATATTTCTTTTTTTCCAAAAAATTAAGGCAGTCTCTTTTTACTTTGAGTAAAATAACATATAAAACTAAATATATTTCTGCTTCAATCCCCAACAGGACATCCAAACCAAGTTCTTAGTGCAGCTAAAAGACAGTGCCTACTTCCAGTACGCCAATCTCTTCAAATCCTCCATAAAATGGTGTGTAATCTGTCCTTTAGGGATCACAAAGCCAAATGGCGCCAATTGAAGCCAAATGGCACCATTTTTTTATTTATACTAGTAAAACGCTGACTTTATTTCATTTTTGCTATTATTTTTTCTAATTACTTCAATTTCGAAAATGAAATCTCACATTAAAACTGTTTAATAATTCATCATTATTTGTATTTTCCGCTCATTTTTTCAAATATAACTGCTGCTTGAGTGTAGTAACTAATTTACTCATTGCCTCAACCATCTCCCATAGCTTTAATCCCAAATAGCTGCTTTAAATTCTCCAATGACAAACTAGGCAAACCTAGCCCCGATAGAAGTGCAAATCCTTTTGAGCCGGAGTTCGGTTCAAAAGATTGAAACGCATAGCGGGAATAGCTCCCTAAAACATATAATAACTGGAACCTACTAATATTTCATCCGGCTAAAAAATTAATTACCGCAACCCCAAAAAACGCAGGATCTTTGATAAAAGCAAAAAGCCCGCCGGCCTGACTGCCGGCGGGCTCTGGTTTATACAGACATTTTGATTATTTGATGCTGATCGTGTCCAGAAGGTTTTCCTGATCTATGAAAGCGGCAATGTACTGCCGGGCTTCATTTCGTTTATCTATGGCAGTTTCAAAGGTATTGATATGGAACTCCTCGTCCTGGTCCAGGATATGGATGATCTCGGTATATCCTTTTGAAACCAGGCTTCCTTTGAGTCTGAGGATCGTATGCTGCTGGCGGGCATCCAAATCTTTTCTCACCTGTAGTTGTATCGCTTTTTCCATTGTGAAAGATCTGTTGGTTTTTATGTCATATTTTATTCAAATTTAGTGATTTTGATTGTACGCAGATCTGCTGATGCGTCAAAAAAATGGGAGTCCGAAAAATGAAAACCTTGCA
This portion of the Flavobacterium gelatinilyticum genome encodes:
- a CDS encoding AraC family transcriptional regulator, with amino-acid sequence MQEEIQIEQGLTLIRFQNESSESFFAQHEIGAGLIQFHFGLKGNAFFLSSQDHCTLELKEEKSLILCNLQQSLLQLELSPNSWVISVIVSIEKFHSLFSVKTDYITILSPDNKKKKDYTEGNISPSMAIVLRQLFHYSLHPSLKNLYYKGKVYELLSLYFNKMEDPNAGQCPFLIDEDNVLKIRKAREIIIANMAEPPGLQQLADEIGLNMKKLKIGFKQIYGDTVYGFLFDYKMDFARKLLDSGSYNVNEVGLKIGYSTGSHFIVGFRKKFSTTPKKYLMSVTTNFKTSSILLQHK
- the hemH gene encoding ferrochelatase encodes the protein MKGVLLVNLGSPESPTPKDVKPYLDEFLMDKYVIDVPYLLRALLVRGIILRKRPEESAHAYAKIWWDEGSPLVVLSERMQKKVQPLVNVPVSLAMRYGSMTIEKGLQELHVKGVTEVLLFPLYPQYAMASTLTILVKAEEIRKKKFPQMTFTDVPAFYNKPDYIRNLADSIQKHLAGFQYDHLLFSYHGIPERHIRKTDVTKSHCKIDGSCCMTPSPAHNFCYRHQCYQTTKQVVQLLGLPEDKYSLTFQSRLAGDKWLEPYTDIEIDKMPAKGIKNLAVVTPAFVSDCLETLEEIAMRAKEDFEINGGENFLAIPCLNDDQNWCQTVSNWINDWAE
- a CDS encoding fasciclin domain-containing protein encodes the protein MKTRKFLAAAILALGFGLTSFAQKTVMVGGAAMYPNKNIIENAVNSKDHTTLVAAVKAAGLVETLQGKGPFTVFAPTNEAFSKLPAGTVETLLKPENIKSLQTILTYHVVAGKMNSSDIAKAIKAGKGKASLKTVSGGTLTAWMDGKDLYISDESGYKAKVTISDVNQSNGVIHVVDTVLLPKM